A region from the Haloarcula limicola genome encodes:
- a CDS encoding lipoate--protein ligase family protein: MRLLRGRASDHERDYACTRELADQVADDGTPALRVWTPHRQVAFGRRDRRAEGYDRARAAATDRGYAILERSVGGRAVAYTGRTVAFTLAEPTADGRSGIGARYDRAAAAIRRALAEVGIEARDGEPPDSFCPGTNSLQADGKLVGLAQRVRQDVALTAGIVVVRDHAAIAAVLDPVYDALGVPFAPDSVGSIARAGGVGDSEAVVDAVERELVGDRTVTVRETVE, translated from the coding sequence ATGCGCCTCCTCCGCGGGCGGGCGAGCGACCACGAGCGCGACTACGCGTGTACTCGGGAGCTGGCCGATCAAGTGGCCGACGACGGGACGCCGGCCCTTCGCGTCTGGACCCCGCACCGACAGGTCGCCTTCGGCCGCCGGGACCGCCGCGCCGAGGGGTACGACCGCGCCCGAGCGGCCGCAACGGACCGGGGCTACGCGATCCTCGAACGGAGCGTCGGCGGTCGCGCCGTCGCCTACACCGGTAGGACAGTCGCGTTCACGCTAGCTGAACCCACTGCTGACGGCCGGAGCGGTATCGGCGCTCGCTACGACCGCGCGGCAGCGGCGATTCGGCGTGCGCTCGCCGAGGTCGGCATCGAAGCGCGCGACGGCGAACCGCCCGACTCCTTCTGTCCCGGTACCAACTCACTGCAGGCCGACGGGAAACTCGTGGGGCTGGCACAACGAGTCCGACAGGACGTGGCACTCACCGCTGGCATCGTCGTCGTTCGGGACCACGCGGCGATTGCCGCCGTCCTCGACCCGGTGTACGACGCGCTCGGCGTTCCCTTCGCCCCCGATTCGGTGGGAAGCATCGCGCGTGCGGGCGGCGTCGGCGATTCGGAGGCCGTCGTCGACGCCGTCGAACGCGAACTCGTCGGTGACCGGACGGTCACGGTCCGCGAAACGGTGGAGTGA
- a CDS encoding dihydroorotase, translating into MLIRNATLADGRQRDVRVRGETIAEVGRDLSPDDERTVEATGKRLLPGMMDVHVHFRQPGYPHKETWESGSRAAAAGGVTTVVDQPNTDPPTVDGEAFDRKAEFAADSVVDWGINGGVTADWIPNVLLRRRLFALGEVFLADSTGDMGIETDLFEDALEAATENGVTVTVHAEDADSFNEDARAREDADAWSAYRTAEAEAIAVERACEAAKRMDARIHIAHTSTPEGIDIAADAGMTTEVTPHHLLLSRRDLGELGTFGRMNPPLRREKRRRGVYERVVDGTVDMIATDHAPHTREEKDAGIWDAPSGVPGVETVLPLLLAEARDPDTDLTYERVRDLTAANPAEVFDVPQKGAIEPGKDADLVLVDTTETTEIRGEALHTDCGWTPFEGFEGIFPEWTMVRGTTVYERDSDEDVFYGHQGENVRDADGEVLQ; encoded by the coding sequence ATGCTCATCCGCAACGCGACGCTCGCGGACGGCCGGCAACGGGACGTCCGGGTGCGCGGTGAGACCATCGCCGAGGTCGGTCGGGACCTCTCGCCCGACGACGAACGCACCGTCGAGGCCACGGGCAAGCGCTTGTTACCCGGAATGATGGACGTCCACGTTCACTTCCGCCAGCCCGGCTACCCCCACAAGGAGACGTGGGAGTCCGGCTCTCGCGCCGCGGCGGCGGGCGGCGTGACGACGGTGGTCGACCAGCCCAACACCGACCCGCCGACGGTCGACGGCGAGGCGTTCGACCGGAAGGCCGAGTTCGCCGCCGACTCCGTCGTCGACTGGGGCATCAACGGCGGCGTCACGGCCGACTGGATCCCAAACGTCCTCCTGCGCCGACGCCTGTTCGCACTCGGCGAGGTGTTCCTCGCCGACTCGACGGGCGACATGGGCATCGAGACGGATCTCTTCGAGGACGCGCTCGAAGCGGCGACGGAGAACGGTGTCACCGTCACGGTCCACGCCGAGGACGCCGACTCGTTCAACGAGGACGCCCGCGCCCGCGAGGACGCCGACGCCTGGAGCGCCTACCGTACCGCCGAGGCGGAGGCGATCGCCGTCGAACGGGCCTGCGAGGCCGCGAAGCGGATGGACGCTCGCATCCACATCGCCCACACGTCCACGCCGGAGGGCATCGACATCGCCGCCGACGCGGGGATGACCACCGAAGTGACGCCGCATCACCTCCTGCTCTCGCGGCGGGACCTCGGCGAGTTGGGGACGTTCGGGCGGATGAACCCGCCCCTGCGTCGGGAGAAGCGACGCCGCGGCGTCTACGAGCGGGTCGTCGACGGCACCGTGGACATGATCGCGACCGACCACGCGCCCCACACCCGCGAGGAGAAGGACGCAGGTATCTGGGACGCCCCGTCGGGCGTGCCCGGCGTCGAGACGGTGCTGCCGCTCTTGCTGGCGGAAGCCCGTGATCCCGATACCGACCTGACCTACGAGCGCGTTCGAGACCTCACCGCCGCCAACCCCGCCGAGGTCTTCGACGTGCCACAGAAGGGCGCGATCGAGCCCGGTAAAGACGCCGACCTCGTGCTGGTCGACACCACCGAGACCACCGAGATTCGCGGCGAGGCCCTCCACACCGACTGCGGGTGGACGCCCTTCGAGGGCTTCGAGGGCATCTTCCCCGAGTGGACGATGGTCCGCGGGACGACCGTCTACGAGCGCGATTCGGACGAAGACGTCTTCTACGGCCACCAGGGCGAGAACGTCCGCGACGCCGACGGCGAAGTCCTCCAGTAG
- a CDS encoding DUF5806 family protein, whose protein sequence is MTEGAPPEESDETPTRVVTPHEPDDENADADSEDGDAAGSDAGAGGVETADAENTDAAADEALGEGVAPAGDVPEDVRKYERFKKIEGGTYDRANEFLRERTYVTAREWAIARLCADFRTETGVEMTKIGENLPELVPFMTDTYTPQAVNQARASFEEKVRKAGATFLYGAMSDFFTAEELDDVMYEATEVAKFLLEVEGVDLAVEDEMEAEDRISTVMREVREHSAALRHDEVCCPECGHEFGVDEK, encoded by the coding sequence ATGACAGAGGGTGCGCCGCCGGAGGAGAGCGACGAGACGCCGACGCGGGTCGTCACGCCCCACGAACCGGACGACGAGAACGCGGACGCCGACAGCGAGGACGGCGACGCTGCGGGGAGCGACGCCGGAGCCGGCGGTGTCGAGACCGCCGACGCCGAGAATACCGACGCGGCGGCGGACGAAGCGCTCGGCGAGGGGGTCGCGCCGGCCGGCGACGTCCCCGAAGACGTCCGGAAGTACGAGCGGTTCAAGAAGATCGAGGGGGGTACCTACGACCGCGCCAACGAGTTCCTTCGCGAGCGGACGTACGTCACCGCCCGCGAGTGGGCCATCGCCCGTCTCTGTGCCGACTTCCGCACCGAGACCGGCGTCGAGATGACGAAGATCGGCGAGAACCTCCCGGAACTCGTTCCCTTTATGACGGACACGTACACGCCGCAGGCGGTCAATCAGGCCCGCGCGTCCTTCGAGGAGAAGGTCCGCAAGGCCGGCGCGACGTTCCTCTACGGCGCGATGTCGGACTTCTTCACCGCCGAAGAGCTCGACGACGTGATGTACGAGGCGACGGAGGTGGCGAAGTTCCTCCTGGAGGTCGAGGGCGTGGATCTCGCCGTCGAAGACGAGATGGAGGCCGAGGACCGCATCTCGACGGTCATGCGCGAAGTCCGCGAGCACTCCGCGGCGCTGCGTCACGACGAAGTCTGCTGTCCCGAGTGCGGTCACGAGTTCGGCGTCGACGAGAAGTGA
- a CDS encoding universal stress protein has translation MNVLLGIGGSELSYHALDETIARAKETGDEVTIAIFDNEEVDTDADEVRERVESTLSEADFEASIRRIEGDSPGSRLIDIAESEEFDRIVLGGGERSTLGKIQLGSIVEFVLLNAQTPVTLIR, from the coding sequence ATGAACGTCCTGCTCGGGATCGGAGGGAGCGAACTCTCCTACCACGCACTCGACGAGACGATCGCCCGCGCGAAGGAGACGGGTGACGAGGTGACCATCGCCATCTTCGACAACGAAGAGGTGGATACGGACGCCGACGAGGTCCGGGAACGGGTCGAGTCGACGCTGTCCGAGGCCGACTTCGAGGCGTCGATACGACGCATCGAGGGCGACTCGCCGGGGAGCCGACTCATCGACATCGCCGAGAGCGAGGAGTTCGACCGCATCGTGCTGGGCGGCGGCGAGCGCTCGACGCTGGGGAAGATCCAACTCGGCTCCATCGTCGAGTTCGTCCTGTTGAACGCACAGACGCCCGTCACGCTCATCCGATGA
- a CDS encoding GNAT family N-acetyltransferase, whose product MTREYPDDPAGEFPAPPRTVTDAEGREIEIVPADDAERGRLVEMYLDFDPADRAQGIPPVKEEAIEKWLDTILEDDCVNVVARHDGHAVGHATLVPDRHDEHELAIFVLQAFQGAGIGTMLLETLLGQGQVEGIDRVWLTVERWNDPAIALYRKMGFETSNAESFEIEMAIQL is encoded by the coding sequence ATGACCAGAGAGTACCCCGACGATCCGGCCGGTGAGTTCCCCGCGCCGCCGCGGACCGTCACCGACGCCGAGGGCCGCGAGATCGAGATCGTTCCCGCCGACGACGCCGAACGCGGACGCCTCGTCGAGATGTATCTCGACTTCGACCCGGCCGACCGCGCGCAGGGCATCCCGCCGGTCAAGGAAGAGGCGATCGAGAAGTGGCTCGACACGATCCTCGAAGACGACTGCGTCAACGTCGTCGCCCGCCACGACGGCCACGCCGTCGGGCACGCGACGCTCGTCCCGGACCGCCACGACGAGCACGAACTCGCCATCTTCGTCCTGCAGGCCTTTCAGGGAGCGGGCATCGGGACCATGTTGCTGGAGACGCTGTTGGGGCAGGGACAGGTCGAGGGCATCGATCGGGTCTGGCTCACCGTCGAGCGGTGGAACGACCCCGCGATCGCGCTCTATCGGAAGATGGGCTTCGAGACGAGCAACGCCGAGAGCTTCGAGATCGAGATGGCGATCCAGCTCTAG
- a CDS encoding universal stress protein has product MDIDLVLVPVDGSDRAERAAEYAIAIAERYDADLHLLFVVDERLRRDIDDGLVDAESVADEHRTFTRKIREQFRAAGHDGGLDTSTATAFSEQRLMQTPGGVILDAAEDVGAEFIVVPREGGGEEAIGRAALYVLEYASQPVLSV; this is encoded by the coding sequence ATGGACATCGACCTCGTGCTCGTGCCGGTCGACGGGAGCGACCGGGCCGAGCGAGCGGCCGAGTACGCTATCGCCATCGCCGAGCGATACGACGCCGACCTCCACCTGCTGTTCGTCGTCGACGAGCGACTCAGGCGGGACATCGACGACGGGCTCGTCGACGCCGAGTCGGTCGCCGACGAACACCGCACGTTCACCCGGAAGATACGCGAGCAGTTCCGGGCGGCCGGTCACGACGGCGGCCTCGACACCTCGACCGCGACGGCGTTCTCGGAACAGCGACTGATGCAGACGCCGGGGGGCGTCATCTTGGACGCGGCGGAGGACGTCGGCGCGGAGTTCATCGTCGTCCCGCGCGAGGGCGGCGGCGAGGAGGCCATCGGCCGCGCCGCGCTGTACGTTCTGGAGTACGCGAGCCAGCCGGTGCTCTCCGTCTAG
- a CDS encoding universal stress protein: MFETVVIATDGSGSAQRAVEAALDLAAHFDATVHALYVVDSGEVESTPEEVREELERALATTGGRALSFVRETAAAEADDDVVTAVREGDPADEICRYADEHDADVVATGTRGRHGDHGFLLGSVAEEIVRHAEMPVLTVRQLEGEANPEREQV, translated from the coding sequence ATGTTCGAAACGGTGGTCATCGCGACCGACGGCTCGGGGAGCGCCCAGCGGGCCGTCGAGGCCGCGCTCGACCTGGCCGCGCACTTCGATGCGACCGTCCACGCGCTGTACGTCGTCGACTCCGGCGAAGTCGAATCCACGCCCGAGGAGGTCCGCGAGGAACTGGAACGGGCCCTCGCGACCACCGGCGGCCGCGCGCTCTCGTTCGTCCGGGAGACCGCCGCCGCCGAGGCCGACGACGACGTCGTCACGGCCGTTCGGGAGGGTGACCCGGCCGACGAGATCTGCCGGTACGCCGACGAACACGACGCCGACGTGGTCGCGACGGGGACGCGGGGCCGACACGGCGACCATGGCTTCCTGCTCGGGAGCGTCGCCGAGGAGATCGTCCGGCACGCGGAGATGCCGGTCCTGACGGTTCGCCAGTTGGAGGGCGAAGCGAACCCGGAACGGGAGCAGGTGTAG
- a CDS encoding DHH family phosphoesterase, which produces MDDWLIDDDRLSVGRKSVLPGEGFFFPDSFEEEQAEAEAAETLAGAGVVVIADPDADGLACTALIREAHGEGALLPAGPHELQEALAWTAEYAEPDATVFVCDLCPDSESDVDALPDLTARVERVVWFDHHQWDDELGATVDETGVERTVGESDEVCTADVALVELDHEFEERWADLAAVTRDHDLWIRDDERSDDLADFSYWSEPEEYIDAVAEHGADLSPEVREFLAEQRVEKEALIEKAVERAEMREIGEWTVGVTYGRCSQNEVAEALRERGSDAAVIVKPAGSASIRGTENFERAHEVAQQVNGGGHPKAAGCKPDIYDDMMDYAHHWTTRGAVAKQAIIDAFRRLPEEDDEGVETER; this is translated from the coding sequence ATGGACGACTGGCTCATCGACGACGACCGCCTCTCCGTCGGCCGCAAATCCGTACTCCCCGGGGAGGGATTTTTCTTCCCCGACTCCTTCGAGGAGGAACAGGCCGAGGCCGAGGCCGCCGAGACGCTCGCCGGCGCGGGCGTCGTAGTCATCGCGGACCCGGACGCCGACGGACTGGCCTGTACGGCCCTGATCCGAGAGGCCCACGGCGAGGGAGCGCTCCTGCCCGCCGGCCCGCACGAACTGCAGGAGGCGCTCGCCTGGACCGCCGAGTACGCCGAACCCGACGCGACCGTCTTCGTCTGTGACCTCTGTCCCGACAGCGAATCCGACGTCGACGCCCTGCCGGACCTCACCGCTCGCGTCGAGCGCGTGGTCTGGTTCGACCACCACCAATGGGACGACGAGCTCGGCGCGACGGTCGACGAGACGGGCGTCGAGCGAACCGTCGGCGAGAGCGACGAGGTCTGTACCGCGGACGTGGCACTCGTGGAACTGGACCACGAGTTCGAGGAGCGCTGGGCGGACCTCGCCGCCGTCACCCGCGACCACGACCTCTGGATACGCGACGACGAGCGCAGCGACGACCTCGCGGACTTCTCGTACTGGTCCGAGCCGGAGGAGTACATCGACGCCGTCGCCGAACACGGGGCCGACCTCTCGCCGGAGGTGCGGGAGTTCCTCGCCGAGCAGCGCGTCGAGAAGGAGGCGCTCATCGAGAAGGCCGTCGAGCGCGCCGAGATGCGCGAGATCGGCGAGTGGACCGTCGGCGTCACCTACGGCCGCTGTTCGCAGAACGAGGTCGCCGAGGCGCTGCGAGAGCGCGGCTCCGACGCCGCCGTCATCGTCAAGCCAGCCGGCTCCGCGTCGATCCGTGGCACCGAGAACTTCGAACGCGCCCACGAGGTCGCCCAGCAGGTCAACGGCGGCGGCCACCCGAAGGCCGCCGGCTGTAAGCCCGACATCTACGACGACATGATGGACTACGCCCACCACTGGACGACGCGGGGAGCGGTGGCCAAACAGGCTATCATCGACGCGTTCCGGCGGCTGCCCGAGGAAGACGACGAGGGCGTCGAGACAGAACGATAG
- a CDS encoding DUF5807 family protein, protein MSKHTEFLAGERPEDVLFFLHEDAVSNPGALADYADAVEDGHVLVLPGDDGRSAFQSATGIDPMALAREAMDTDGTVHDDLTGADCPVAEEEPEENHTTRFVFAFAEEQNEDVGGLYAEGDVIHAYAVCACGERYSDKWVAEQ, encoded by the coding sequence ATGAGCAAGCACACCGAGTTTCTGGCGGGCGAGCGGCCCGAGGACGTCCTCTTCTTCCTCCACGAGGACGCCGTCTCGAACCCCGGCGCGCTGGCCGACTACGCCGACGCCGTCGAGGACGGGCACGTCCTCGTGTTGCCCGGCGACGACGGCCGGAGCGCGTTCCAGTCGGCGACCGGCATCGATCCGATGGCGCTGGCCCGCGAGGCGATGGACACCGACGGGACGGTCCACGACGACCTGACCGGCGCGGACTGTCCCGTCGCCGAGGAGGAACCCGAAGAGAACCACACGACGCGATTCGTCTTCGCGTTCGCCGAGGAACAGAACGAGGACGTCGGCGGCCTCTACGCCGAAGGCGACGTGATCCACGCCTACGCGGTCTGTGCCTGTGGCGAACGGTACAGCGACAAGTGGGTCGCCGAGCAGTAG
- the thsA gene encoding thermosome subunit alpha — MGNQPMIVLSEESQRTSGKDAQSMNITAGTAVAEAVRTTLGPKGMDKMLVDNSGSVVVTNDGVTILDEMDIEHPAANMIVEVAQTQEDEVGDGTTTAVVIAGELLSKAEELLDQDIHATILAQGYRQAAEKAKEILEENAIEVDADDTETLEKVAGTAMTGKGAESSKDVLAELVVRAAQSVADDDGTVDTDNVQVETVVGGSTDESELVEGVIVDKERVHDNMPFAVEDADIALLDTAIEVPETELDTEVNVTDPDQLQQFLDQEEAQLKEYVDKLKEAGADVVFCQKGIDDMAQHYLAQEGILAVRRAKKSDIEALSRSTGARIVSNIDDIEADDLGFAGSVAQKDIAGDERIFVEDVEDAKAVTMILRGGTEHVVDEVERAIEDSLGVVAATLEDGKVLPGGGAPETQLALGLRDYADSVGGREQLAVEAFADAIDVIPRTLAENAGHDPIDSLVDLRSQHDGGAVTSGLDAYSGEIVDMEEDGVVEPLRVKTQAIESATEAAVMILRIDDVIAAGDLKGGQGDDDEDEGGPGGPGGAPGGMGGGMGGMGGGMGGMM; from the coding sequence ATGGGTAACCAGCCCATGATCGTACTCTCCGAGGAGTCCCAGCGCACCTCTGGGAAGGACGCACAGTCCATGAACATCACGGCCGGGACGGCCGTGGCGGAGGCCGTTCGGACCACACTCGGTCCGAAGGGCATGGACAAGATGCTCGTCGACAACTCCGGGTCCGTCGTCGTCACGAACGACGGCGTCACCATCCTCGACGAGATGGACATCGAGCACCCGGCGGCCAACATGATCGTCGAAGTCGCCCAGACCCAGGAGGACGAGGTCGGCGACGGCACGACGACGGCCGTCGTCATCGCCGGCGAACTCCTCTCGAAGGCCGAGGAACTCCTCGACCAGGACATCCACGCCACCATCCTGGCACAGGGGTACCGACAGGCCGCCGAGAAGGCCAAGGAGATCCTCGAGGAGAACGCCATCGAGGTCGACGCCGACGACACCGAGACGCTGGAGAAGGTCGCCGGCACCGCTATGACCGGCAAAGGCGCGGAGTCCTCGAAGGACGTGCTGGCCGAGCTCGTCGTCCGCGCGGCCCAGTCCGTCGCCGACGACGACGGCACCGTCGATACGGACAACGTCCAGGTCGAGACGGTCGTCGGCGGTTCCACCGACGAGTCCGAGCTCGTCGAGGGCGTCATCGTGGACAAGGAGCGCGTCCACGACAACATGCCCTTCGCCGTCGAGGACGCCGACATCGCCCTGCTGGACACGGCCATCGAGGTCCCGGAGACGGAACTGGACACCGAGGTCAACGTCACCGACCCCGACCAGCTCCAGCAGTTCCTCGACCAGGAAGAGGCCCAGCTCAAGGAGTACGTCGACAAGCTCAAAGAGGCCGGTGCCGACGTCGTCTTCTGCCAGAAGGGCATCGACGACATGGCACAGCACTACCTCGCACAGGAGGGCATCCTCGCGGTGCGCCGCGCGAAGAAGTCCGACATCGAGGCGCTCTCGCGCTCGACGGGCGCGCGCATCGTCTCGAACATCGACGACATCGAGGCCGACGACCTCGGCTTCGCCGGCTCCGTCGCCCAGAAGGACATCGCCGGCGACGAGCGCATCTTCGTCGAGGACGTCGAGGACGCCAAGGCCGTCACGATGATCCTCCGCGGCGGCACCGAACACGTCGTCGACGAGGTCGAGCGCGCCATCGAGGACTCGCTCGGCGTCGTCGCCGCCACGCTGGAGGACGGCAAGGTCCTCCCCGGCGGCGGTGCCCCCGAGACCCAGCTGGCGCTGGGCCTGCGTGACTACGCCGACTCCGTCGGCGGGCGCGAGCAGCTCGCCGTCGAGGCCTTCGCCGACGCCATCGACGTCATCCCGCGCACCCTCGCGGAGAACGCGGGTCACGACCCCATCGACTCGCTCGTCGACCTCCGCAGCCAGCACGACGGCGGTGCCGTCACCTCCGGGCTCGACGCCTACTCCGGCGAGATCGTCGACATGGAGGAAGACGGCGTCGTCGAACCGCTGCGCGTGAAGACGCAGGCCATCGAGTCTGCGACCGAAGCGGCCGTCATGATCCTCCGCATCGACGACGTCATCGCCGCCGGCGACCTCAAGGGTGGCCAGGGCGACGACGACGAGGACGAAGGCGGACCCGGCGGCCCCGGCGGCGCGCCCGGCGGTATGGGCGGCGGCATGGGCGGCATGGGCGGCGGCATGGGCGGCATGATGTAA
- a CDS encoding ATP-binding protein — protein sequence MNRLERLRSENDERSASASEGVLLDQLDEVEQRLLAFGEALGGRPEDVTDLPFTEEAGLDHMPEPLYVRHDTAMLNQVTSWLLQDQHIGLVSPYGTGKSAFREIVLRDLSKHDDFVVTHLDNPRETTPRSLYQTILEAAYAAGYSVDFARYSQVRNGIPWATAEAKAAVREAVQRVRARGKTLLLVVDEIEVLQADLLSPLQVAGDAGVRLFLSGTPEGKRRVAEIRGTLDSRLRYYESIEPFGPDDVAEYVARSLAYFRDEPYEGQSPDLFTRAAIEDVHERAEGVPREVRIECRELFTRAAFVWYRTGQDVSRIQITPELRHRRFGMSY from the coding sequence ATGAACCGCTTAGAGCGGCTCAGGAGCGAGAACGACGAGCGGTCGGCGAGCGCCTCCGAGGGCGTCTTACTGGACCAGTTGGACGAGGTCGAACAGCGGCTCCTGGCCTTCGGCGAGGCGCTGGGCGGACGGCCCGAGGACGTGACGGACCTCCCCTTCACCGAGGAAGCGGGACTGGACCACATGCCCGAACCGCTGTACGTCCGCCACGACACGGCGATGCTGAACCAGGTCACGTCGTGGCTGTTGCAGGACCAGCACATCGGCCTCGTGAGTCCGTACGGCACCGGCAAGTCGGCGTTTCGGGAGATCGTCCTGCGCGACCTCTCGAAACACGACGACTTCGTCGTCACCCATCTGGACAACCCCCGCGAAACGACGCCCCGGTCCCTCTATCAGACGATACTCGAAGCGGCCTACGCGGCCGGCTACTCCGTCGACTTCGCTCGCTACTCGCAGGTGCGAAACGGCATCCCGTGGGCGACGGCGGAGGCGAAAGCCGCCGTCCGCGAGGCCGTCCAGCGCGTTCGCGCGCGGGGGAAGACGCTCCTGTTGGTCGTCGACGAGATCGAGGTGTTGCAGGCGGACCTCCTCTCGCCGTTGCAGGTGGCCGGTGACGCCGGCGTCCGCCTCTTCCTCAGCGGGACGCCGGAGGGGAAGCGCCGGGTCGCCGAGATTCGGGGGACGCTCGACTCTCGGCTGCGCTACTACGAGAGCATCGAGCCCTTCGGTCCCGACGACGTCGCCGAGTACGTCGCCCGCTCGCTGGCGTACTTCCGGGACGAACCGTACGAGGGGCAGTCCCCCGACCTGTTCACGCGAGCGGCAATCGAAGACGTTCACGAACGCGCCGAGGGCGTCCCCCGCGAGGTTCGCATCGAGTGCCGTGAACTGTTCACGCGCGCGGCGTTCGTCTGGTACCGCACCGGCCAAGACGTCTCGCGAATCCAGATTACGCCGGAACTGCGCCATCGCCGGTTCGGGATGAGCTACTGA
- a CDS encoding KH domain-containing protein, protein MKHVKIPQDRIGVLIGEGGETMREIEERAEVRLDIDSEDGTVKVDTVGDPVTALKGPDIVKAIGRGFAPEDALALLEDDMMLFELIDIEAASRNKNDFRRQKGRLIGEGGRTRELMQELSGASVVIYGSTLGIIGGPEQVDAVREAAEMLLDGAPHGSVYSFLERKHNEMKHKGLEYHQFSG, encoded by the coding sequence ATGAAGCACGTGAAGATTCCGCAGGACCGAATCGGTGTGCTGATCGGCGAGGGTGGTGAGACCATGCGCGAGATCGAGGAGCGAGCGGAGGTGCGACTCGACATCGACTCAGAGGACGGCACGGTGAAGGTCGACACCGTCGGCGACCCCGTGACGGCGCTGAAGGGGCCGGACATCGTGAAGGCCATCGGTCGCGGGTTCGCGCCCGAGGACGCGCTCGCCCTGCTCGAAGACGACATGATGCTGTTCGAACTCATCGACATCGAGGCGGCCTCCCGGAACAAGAACGACTTCCGGCGACAGAAGGGTCGACTCATCGGCGAAGGCGGGCGCACGCGCGAACTCATGCAGGAGCTATCCGGCGCGTCGGTCGTCATCTACGGGTCGACGCTCGGCATCATCGGCGGCCCGGAGCAGGTCGACGCGGTGCGAGAGGCCGCCGAGATGCTGTTGGACGGCGCGCCACACGGCTCCGTCTACTCCTTCCTCGAACGCAAGCACAACGAGATGAAGCACAAGGGACTGGAGTACCACCAGTTCTCCGGCTGA
- the rio1 gene encoding serine/threonine-protein kinase Rio1, whose translation MSDGEAEFGLLDTDEAEGVGDEWEEIDVSDTEADRIARKRDREFSEFRKRIKDADQFKVEASVFDDATYGALYKLVQDGHIDAFGGPISTGKEANVYTALSDDEEVAVKVYRINASDFTDMRGYLDGDPRFEGIGSDKKKVVTAWVRKESSNLKRARRAGVRTPKPIAVERNVLVMEYLGTEEGRAKRLNEVHIENPETAYEVVKEYVRRLYDAGLVHGDLSEYNVVFHEGQLYIIDLGQAVTVHHPNAEEFLERDCRNVANFFARQGVDATPEELLAYVREYATPEDEEDTAPGSDDDAVPQGTPADRNGE comes from the coding sequence GTGAGCGACGGCGAGGCGGAGTTCGGCCTGCTCGACACCGACGAGGCCGAGGGCGTCGGCGACGAGTGGGAGGAGATCGACGTCTCCGACACCGAGGCCGACCGCATCGCCCGGAAGCGGGACCGCGAGTTCAGCGAGTTCCGCAAGCGGATCAAGGACGCTGACCAGTTCAAGGTCGAGGCCAGCGTCTTCGACGACGCCACCTACGGCGCGCTGTACAAACTCGTCCAGGACGGCCACATCGACGCCTTCGGGGGCCCCATCTCCACGGGGAAGGAGGCGAACGTCTACACGGCGCTGTCCGACGACGAGGAGGTCGCGGTGAAGGTGTATCGCATCAACGCCTCAGACTTCACCGACATGCGCGGCTACCTCGACGGCGACCCGCGCTTCGAGGGCATCGGCTCGGATAAGAAGAAGGTCGTCACCGCGTGGGTCCGCAAGGAGTCGTCGAATCTGAAACGCGCTCGCCGGGCCGGCGTCCGGACGCCGAAGCCCATTGCCGTCGAGCGAAACGTCCTCGTCATGGAGTATCTCGGGACCGAGGAGGGGCGAGCGAAGCGGCTCAACGAGGTCCACATCGAGAACCCGGAGACGGCCTACGAGGTCGTCAAGGAGTACGTCCGCCGCCTCTACGACGCCGGCCTCGTCCACGGCGACCTCTCCGAGTACAACGTCGTCTTCCACGAGGGGCAGCTCTATATCATCGACCTCGGGCAGGCGGTTACGGTTCACCACCCCAACGCCGAGGAGTTCTTAGAGCGGGACTGTCGCAACGTCGCCAACTTCTTCGCCAGACAGGGCGTCGACGCCACGCCGGAGGAGCTGCTTGCGTACGTCCGCGAGTACGCGACGCCCGAGGACGAGGAGGACACCGCGCCGGGGAGCGACGACGACGCCGTGCCGCAGGGGACGCCAGCCGACCGAAACGGAGAGTGA
- the eif1A gene encoding translation initiation factor eIF-1A, with product MSDNEGRKDLRMPDDDEVFAVVTNMLGANRVKVRCMDGTERTARIPGKMQKRIWIREDDVVLVSPWDWQDEKADITWRYEKQDADQLREEGHIQE from the coding sequence ATGAGCGACAACGAAGGCCGAAAGGACCTGCGGATGCCCGACGACGACGAGGTGTTCGCCGTCGTCACGAACATGCTCGGGGCCAACCGCGTGAAGGTACGCTGTATGGACGGGACAGAGCGCACAGCCCGGATTCCGGGCAAGATGCAGAAACGGATCTGGATCCGGGAAGACGACGTGGTGCTCGTCTCGCCGTGGGACTGGCAGGACGAGAAGGCCGACATCACGTGGCGCTACGAGAAGCAGGACGCCGACCAGCTGCGCGAGGAGGGACACATCCAGGAGTAG